A single genomic interval of Longimicrobium sp. harbors:
- a CDS encoding acyclic terpene utilization AtuA family protein produces the protein MKDCIRIASGQGFWGDQLDAPKQQVQGGPIDYLMLDYLAEVTMSIMQKQRSRNPAAGYARDFVPLMGEILGPVVERGIRVIANAGGVNPAGCRDAVLDEARKAGLAGRARIGMITGDDILDRLPDLLARGVELKNMETGEPLSTVLGRVQSANAYIGARPIVEALRQDAHVVITGRSTDTALTYGPMIHEFGWSLDDFDRIAAGVVAGHINECGAQASGGNHLVDWRTMPGLANVGYPIIEASPDGSFVVTKHDGTGGRVTLATVKEQLVYEMGDPVSYITPDVVADFTTIRLEDAGPDRVRVHGVRGGHATDMLKVSIAYSDGYKASGTLVYAWPDAVEKAQMADRVLRERLDRLGLKFDEVLTEYVGWNATHGPLAGPLPKDLPEVTVRWGVRGQDKAAVERFTKEIAPLVLAGPPSVTGFAGGRPAVQEIMAYWPALIPKTEIEPGLRVEVVTA, from the coding sequence ATGAAAGACTGCATTCGCATCGCCTCCGGCCAGGGCTTCTGGGGCGACCAGCTCGACGCCCCCAAGCAGCAGGTGCAGGGCGGACCCATCGACTACCTGATGCTCGACTACCTGGCCGAGGTCACCATGTCGATCATGCAGAAGCAGCGCAGCCGCAACCCGGCCGCGGGCTACGCGCGCGACTTCGTGCCGCTGATGGGCGAGATCCTGGGCCCCGTCGTCGAGCGGGGCATCCGCGTGATCGCCAACGCGGGCGGCGTGAACCCCGCCGGCTGCCGCGACGCGGTGCTGGACGAGGCGCGCAAGGCCGGGCTGGCGGGGCGCGCGCGAATCGGAATGATCACGGGCGACGACATCCTCGACCGCCTGCCGGACCTGCTGGCGCGCGGGGTGGAGCTGAAGAACATGGAGACCGGCGAGCCGCTCTCCACCGTGCTCGGCCGCGTGCAGAGCGCCAACGCCTACATCGGCGCGCGGCCCATCGTCGAGGCGCTGCGGCAGGATGCGCACGTCGTCATCACCGGGCGCTCCACCGACACGGCGCTCACCTACGGCCCCATGATCCACGAGTTCGGGTGGAGCCTGGACGACTTCGACCGCATCGCCGCGGGCGTCGTCGCGGGGCACATCAACGAGTGCGGCGCACAGGCCTCCGGCGGCAACCACCTGGTGGACTGGCGCACCATGCCGGGGCTGGCCAACGTCGGTTATCCCATCATCGAGGCCTCGCCCGACGGCTCGTTCGTCGTCACCAAGCACGACGGCACCGGCGGCCGCGTGACGCTGGCCACGGTCAAGGAGCAGCTCGTCTACGAGATGGGCGATCCCGTGAGCTACATCACCCCGGACGTGGTGGCCGACTTCACCACCATCCGCCTGGAAGACGCCGGGCCGGACCGGGTGCGCGTGCACGGCGTCCGCGGCGGCCACGCGACGGACATGCTGAAGGTGAGCATCGCCTACTCCGACGGCTACAAGGCATCGGGAACGCTCGTCTATGCCTGGCCCGACGCGGTGGAAAAGGCGCAGATGGCGGACCGCGTGCTGCGCGAGCGGCTGGACCGCCTGGGGCTGAAGTTCGACGAGGTGCTCACCGAGTACGTGGGATGGAACGCCACGCACGGCCCGCTCGCCGGCCCGCTGCCGAAGGACCTGCCGGAGGTGACGGTGCGCTGGGGCGTGCGCGGCCAGGACAAGGCGGCCGTGGAGCGCTTCACCAAGGAGATCGCGCCGCTGGTGCTGGCCGGCCCTCCCTCGGTGACGGGGTTCGCCGGCGGCCGCCCCGCCGTGCAGGAGATCATGGCGTACTGGCCCGCGCTGATCCCCAAGACCGAGATCGAGCCGGGGCTGCGCGTCGAGGTGGTGACGGCATGA
- the rnz gene encoding ribonuclease Z: MRVTFLGTAAARPTVGRNVSSLIVQREGDVMMFDCGEGTQRQMMRYGTGFAFSDIFFSHLHADHFLGVIGLLRTLGLQAREEPMDLWTPLGTAEVLKQAVELGVERVPFEVRIHELEPGEAVQRGVYDIVPFRTTHAGRSLGYAIVEHPRLGRFNAALAREMGIPEGPLWGKLHHGEAVEVDGRVIRAEDVVGPERPGRKVVYTGDTRPCAPTREHARDADLLIHEATFAHEEAERAVATGHSTAREAAEVASSARVHRLALTHFSPRYADDPRALEREARAIFPETVAAYDGLMIEVPYRDA; this comes from the coding sequence ATGCGAGTAACCTTCCTTGGCACCGCCGCGGCGCGTCCCACGGTGGGCCGCAACGTCTCGTCGCTGATCGTTCAGCGCGAGGGCGACGTGATGATGTTCGACTGCGGCGAGGGCACCCAGCGGCAGATGATGCGCTACGGGACGGGGTTCGCCTTCAGCGACATCTTCTTCAGCCACCTTCACGCCGACCACTTCCTGGGCGTCATCGGCCTGCTGCGCACGCTGGGGCTGCAGGCGCGCGAAGAGCCGATGGACCTGTGGACGCCGCTGGGGACGGCCGAGGTGCTGAAGCAGGCCGTGGAACTGGGGGTGGAGCGCGTGCCCTTCGAGGTGCGCATCCATGAGCTGGAGCCGGGCGAGGCCGTGCAGCGCGGCGTCTACGACATCGTCCCCTTCCGCACCACGCACGCCGGCCGCTCGCTGGGCTACGCCATCGTCGAGCACCCGCGGCTGGGGCGGTTCAACGCCGCGCTCGCCCGGGAGATGGGCATTCCCGAAGGGCCGCTGTGGGGCAAGCTTCACCACGGCGAGGCGGTGGAGGTGGATGGACGGGTGATCCGGGCGGAGGACGTGGTGGGCCCCGAGCGCCCGGGCCGCAAGGTCGTCTACACGGGCGACACGCGTCCCTGCGCCCCCACGCGCGAGCACGCCCGCGACGCCGACCTGCTGATCCACGAGGCCACCTTCGCGCACGAAGAGGCAGAGCGCGCCGTGGCCACCGGGCACAGCACCGCGCGCGAGGCGGCGGAAGTGGCGTCGTCCGCCCGCGTGCACCGGCTGGCGCTCACCCACTTCTCTCCCCGCTACGCCGACGACCCGCGGGCGCTGGAGCGCGAGGCGCGGGCGATCTTCCCGGAAACCGTCGCCGCGTACGACGGGCTGATGATCGAAGTGCCCTACCGCGACGCCTGA
- a CDS encoding Uma2 family endonuclease, producing MVEPEIEVGAKPQRRRFTVDEFQRMGEAGIFAPEERVELISGEVFRMSPTGPRHTSAVIHLTRYLTRLLGNDLLLSVQCPMQVGAEQLVPDFAVLRPRNYRNLLPQPSDCVLLVEVAEWSIEFDTKSKARRYAMANIAEDWVLDLPGNRVLVHRGPEAGGYREVAPHPRGSSFTSPALGGATIRVDDLLAGGA from the coding sequence ATGGTCGAGCCGGAGATCGAGGTGGGCGCCAAGCCGCAGCGGCGGCGCTTCACGGTCGACGAGTTCCAGCGGATGGGCGAAGCCGGCATCTTCGCACCCGAAGAGCGGGTGGAGCTCATCAGCGGGGAGGTTTTCCGGATGTCTCCGACAGGTCCTCGGCACACATCGGCTGTCATCCACCTGACCAGGTATCTCACCCGGCTGCTCGGGAACGATCTGCTGCTTTCGGTCCAGTGCCCAATGCAAGTCGGCGCCGAGCAACTCGTTCCCGACTTCGCGGTCCTGCGGCCACGCAACTACCGGAACCTGCTGCCGCAGCCGAGCGATTGTGTGCTGCTCGTCGAAGTCGCCGAATGGTCGATCGAATTCGACACGAAGAGCAAGGCCCGGCGGTACGCGATGGCGAACATCGCCGAGGACTGGGTCCTGGACCTGCCCGGCAACCGCGTCCTGGTCCATCGCGGGCCGGAAGCGGGGGGGTACCGGGAAGTTGCGCCGCACCCGCGGGGATCGTCCTTCACCTCGCCTGCGCTGGGCGGCGCAACGATCCGAGTGGACGACCTGCTCGCCGGAGGCGCCTGA
- the typA gene encoding translational GTPase TypA has protein sequence MSIRNIAIIAHVDHGKTTLVDHMLRQAGTFRENQHVAERVMDSNPLERERGITILAKNLSVRWHDTKINIVDTPGHSDFGGEVERILRMVDGVILLVDAAEGPMPQTRFVMRKAMELGLQPIVVINKIDRGDADPHRVHDEVLELFMELEADDHQLDCPFLYAVGREGVAMLAPEDPRKDLTPLFDSIMKTIPEPSGQPVGPFQMLVSTIDFSPYLGRLAIGRIERGTVNVGDSVVLLENGFEGGAIPASARTRVSKLYTFDGLERHEVESASAGDIVALAGLPNVDIGSTLCDPENIEALEGIAVEEPTVSVDIMVNNSPFAGREGKYVTSRQVRDRLFKELESNVALRVEETDSPDTLTVSGRGELHLGILMETMRREGYEFSVSRPRVILRKGPDGQLQEPYEEVTIDVPETLMGPVIQELGQRRGEMREMKNSGGGLVRLVYRMPARGLFGYRSEFLTATRGEGILHHRFMEYGPYVGSMSTRNRGVLVAMVGGESVAFSLGNLQERSTFFIAPGVPVYEGMIVGENSRPGDMEVNVTKGKKLTNMRASGSDDNILLEPPRQMTLEDAMGYIADDELIEVTPQTIRLRKRQLNANDRKKASRAAS, from the coding sequence ATGTCCATTCGCAACATCGCCATCATCGCGCACGTCGACCACGGAAAGACGACGCTGGTGGACCACATGCTCCGCCAGGCCGGCACCTTCCGCGAAAACCAGCACGTGGCGGAGCGGGTGATGGACAGCAACCCGCTGGAGCGGGAGCGCGGGATCACCATCCTGGCCAAGAACCTCTCGGTGCGCTGGCACGACACCAAGATCAACATCGTCGACACCCCGGGCCACAGCGACTTCGGCGGTGAGGTCGAGCGCATCCTTCGCATGGTCGATGGCGTGATCCTGCTGGTGGACGCCGCCGAGGGTCCCATGCCGCAGACCCGTTTCGTCATGCGCAAAGCGATGGAGCTGGGGCTTCAGCCCATCGTGGTCATCAACAAGATCGACCGCGGCGACGCCGACCCGCACCGCGTGCACGACGAGGTGCTGGAGCTGTTCATGGAGCTGGAGGCCGACGACCACCAGCTGGACTGCCCCTTCCTGTACGCGGTGGGCCGCGAGGGCGTGGCCATGCTTGCGCCCGAGGATCCGCGCAAGGACCTGACGCCGCTCTTCGACAGCATCATGAAGACGATCCCGGAGCCCAGCGGGCAGCCGGTCGGTCCGTTCCAGATGCTGGTGTCGACCATCGACTTTTCGCCGTACCTGGGGCGCCTGGCCATTGGCCGCATCGAGCGGGGTACGGTGAACGTGGGCGACTCGGTGGTGCTGCTGGAGAACGGGTTCGAGGGCGGCGCCATCCCCGCGTCCGCGCGCACCCGGGTGAGCAAGTTGTACACCTTCGACGGCCTGGAGCGCCACGAGGTGGAATCGGCCTCCGCCGGCGACATCGTGGCGCTGGCCGGCCTGCCCAACGTGGACATCGGCAGCACGCTCTGCGACCCCGAGAACATCGAGGCGCTGGAAGGCATCGCGGTCGAGGAGCCCACGGTGTCGGTTGACATCATGGTGAACAACTCGCCCTTCGCGGGACGCGAGGGCAAGTACGTCACCAGCCGCCAGGTTCGCGACCGGCTCTTCAAGGAGCTGGAAAGCAACGTGGCGCTGCGGGTGGAGGAGACTGACTCGCCCGACACGCTGACGGTGTCCGGCCGCGGCGAGCTGCACCTGGGCATCCTGATGGAAACCATGCGCCGCGAGGGCTACGAGTTCTCCGTCAGCCGGCCTCGCGTGATCCTGCGCAAGGGCCCCGACGGCCAGTTGCAGGAGCCGTACGAAGAGGTGACCATCGACGTTCCCGAAACGCTGATGGGCCCCGTGATCCAGGAGCTGGGCCAGCGCCGCGGCGAAATGCGCGAGATGAAGAACTCGGGCGGCGGGCTGGTGCGCCTGGTGTACCGCATGCCCGCGCGCGGCCTGTTCGGCTACCGGTCGGAGTTCCTTACCGCCACCCGCGGCGAGGGCATCCTTCACCACCGGTTCATGGAATACGGCCCGTACGTGGGGTCCATGAGCACCCGCAACCGCGGCGTGCTGGTGGCCATGGTGGGGGGCGAGAGCGTGGCGTTCTCGCTGGGCAACCTGCAGGAGCGGTCCACCTTCTTCATCGCTCCCGGCGTGCCGGTGTACGAGGGGATGATCGTGGGCGAGAACTCGCGCCCGGGCGACATGGAGGTGAACGTCACCAAGGGGAAGAAGCTCACGAACATGCGCGCCTCCGGCAGCGACGACAACATCCTGCTGGAGCCGCCGCGGCAGATGACGCTCGAGGACGCCATGGGCTACATCGCCGACGACGAGCTGATCGAGGTGACGCCGCAGACCATCCGTCTCCGCAAGCGCCAGCTGAACGCCAACGACCGCAAGAAGGCTTCGCGCGCAGCTTCCTGA
- a CDS encoding acyl-CoA carboxylase subunit beta: protein MTVPVAAADAPAAESRSHTLARELRGLEARLRQGGGPKRIQKQHDDGKLTARERIGLLVDPRSRFQEVGLLVAHDQYEGQAPAAGVVTGFGTVCGREVVVIANDATVKAGSWWPETITKMLRAQEIAMRCRVPIIYLVDSAGVNLPYQGGVFPGQYGASRIFYYNSIMRRYLKVPQIAAVMGPCIAGGAYLPALSDVILMVEGTSFMGLGGPNLVKGATGQTVDSETLGGALTHNAISGVAHYRTPDDRSCIGKIRDLVKQLPRETSTLPITEPKPGARPEADLYDLLPPDHKQPYDMRQVLGCILDGGEFDEFQADYAPEMMCGHARIQGIPVGVIANARGMLKDPHGGAPKFGGIIYADSADKVAFFIETLNRHGTPILFVQDVSGFMVGSQAEHSGIIRAGARFVEAMATATVPKIVLTINHASGAGYYAMAGQGFDPDFIFTWPTGRMGVMEGDSAAVALFSTQLEALKKEGKKPDAELQAKIDAVRADYDKQLDARFAAARGFVDAVVLPDETRATLALALRTCINNPGPHLGAFVLPPNL from the coding sequence GTGACGGTTCCCGTGGCAGCGGCGGACGCACCCGCCGCCGAATCGCGCTCGCACACCCTCGCCCGCGAGCTGCGGGGGCTTGAGGCACGCCTGCGCCAGGGCGGCGGCCCCAAGCGCATCCAGAAGCAGCACGACGACGGCAAGCTGACGGCGCGCGAGCGCATCGGCCTGCTGGTGGACCCGCGCTCGCGCTTCCAGGAGGTGGGCCTGCTCGTGGCGCACGACCAGTACGAGGGGCAGGCGCCCGCGGCCGGCGTGGTGACGGGCTTCGGCACCGTGTGCGGGCGCGAGGTGGTGGTCATCGCCAACGACGCCACCGTCAAGGCCGGCTCGTGGTGGCCCGAGACCATCACCAAGATGCTGCGCGCGCAGGAGATCGCCATGCGCTGCCGCGTGCCCATCATCTACCTGGTCGACAGCGCGGGGGTGAACCTTCCGTACCAGGGGGGCGTCTTCCCCGGGCAGTACGGCGCGTCGCGCATCTTCTACTACAACTCCATCATGCGGCGCTACCTGAAGGTGCCGCAGATCGCCGCGGTAATGGGGCCCTGCATCGCCGGTGGCGCCTACCTTCCGGCGCTCAGCGACGTGATCCTGATGGTGGAGGGCACGTCGTTCATGGGGCTGGGCGGGCCCAACCTGGTCAAGGGCGCCACCGGGCAGACGGTGGATTCCGAGACGCTGGGCGGCGCGCTGACGCACAACGCCATCTCGGGCGTAGCACACTACCGGACACCGGACGACAGGTCGTGCATCGGCAAGATCCGCGACCTGGTCAAGCAGCTCCCGCGCGAGACGTCTACGCTTCCCATCACGGAGCCCAAGCCCGGCGCACGCCCTGAGGCCGACCTGTACGACCTGCTGCCGCCGGACCACAAGCAGCCGTACGACATGCGCCAGGTGCTGGGCTGCATCCTGGACGGCGGCGAGTTCGACGAGTTCCAGGCCGACTACGCGCCGGAGATGATGTGCGGCCACGCGCGCATCCAGGGCATTCCCGTGGGCGTGATCGCCAACGCGCGCGGCATGCTCAAGGACCCGCACGGCGGCGCGCCCAAGTTCGGCGGCATCATCTACGCCGATTCGGCCGACAAGGTGGCGTTCTTCATCGAAACCCTGAACCGCCACGGAACGCCCATCCTGTTCGTGCAGGACGTGTCGGGGTTCATGGTGGGGTCGCAGGCGGAGCACTCCGGTATCATCCGCGCCGGCGCCCGCTTCGTCGAGGCGATGGCCACGGCCACCGTGCCCAAGATCGTGCTCACGATCAACCACGCGTCGGGCGCCGGGTACTACGCGATGGCGGGGCAGGGGTTCGACCCCGACTTCATCTTCACCTGGCCTACGGGGCGCATGGGAGTGATGGAGGGCGACAGCGCGGCCGTGGCGCTCTTCAGCACCCAGCTCGAAGCGTTGAAGAAGGAGGGCAAAAAGCCCGACGCCGAGCTGCAGGCCAAGATCGACGCCGTGCGCGCCGATTACGACAAGCAGCTCGACGCCCGTTTCGCGGCGGCTCGCGGCTTCGTGGACGCGGTGGTGCTGCCGGACGAGACGCGCGCCACGCTGGCCCTGGCGTTGCGCACCTGCATCAACAACCCGGGCCCGCACCTGGGCGCGTTCGTCCTGCCGCCGAACCTGTAG
- a CDS encoding Uma2 family endonuclease, with the protein MAVQFVRPYRFSGPQQVQMAVTGIVAPAGASFVEGIPYANGALLRFSSDEFFRLGEIGIFNEGDRVELVDGEIIQMTPVGSSHSACVHRLVRFLTSRVGQAVVRGQDVLLLPNGYNPFPDVLVARPRDDDYESGHPTHEDALFVVEVAASSLRYDRRVKTEWYAQAAIPEYWLVDLRRKSVTVHQDPVAGEYHRQQVYGRGEWWVSAALGGLQMPVSVLFRPS; encoded by the coding sequence ATGGCCGTTCAATTCGTTCGTCCGTATCGGTTCAGCGGCCCGCAACAGGTCCAGATGGCGGTCACGGGGATCGTTGCACCCGCGGGAGCGAGCTTCGTGGAGGGTATTCCGTACGCCAACGGCGCACTCCTTCGCTTTTCGAGCGACGAGTTCTTCAGGCTGGGCGAGATCGGGATCTTCAACGAAGGCGACCGGGTCGAGCTCGTAGACGGTGAGATCATCCAGATGACCCCGGTCGGAAGTAGTCACTCGGCGTGCGTCCACCGCCTGGTTCGTTTTCTGACGTCCCGTGTCGGCCAGGCAGTTGTCCGCGGGCAAGATGTGCTGTTGCTCCCGAACGGCTACAATCCATTCCCGGATGTCCTGGTTGCACGTCCCCGTGACGACGACTACGAGTCCGGCCACCCGACCCATGAGGACGCCCTCTTCGTGGTGGAAGTGGCGGCTTCCTCGTTGCGTTATGATCGCCGTGTGAAAACGGAGTGGTACGCCCAGGCGGCCATTCCGGAATACTGGCTCGTCGATCTGCGGAGGAAATCAGTCACCGTCCACCAAGATCCAGTGGCGGGTGAATACCACCGGCAGCAGGTGTACGGGCGGGGTGAATGGTGGGTCTCCGCCGCGCTGGGTGGGTTGCAGATGCCCGTGAGCGTGCTGTTCCGGCCGAGCTGA
- a CDS encoding cobalamin B12-binding domain-containing protein, whose product MSERKIRVLVAKPGLDGHDRGAKVIAAALRDAGMEVIYTGLHQTPEMIVNAAIQEDVDVVALSILSGAHMTLFPAVKQALDAEGADHILITGGGIIPEEDMAALREQGMGQLFGPGTPTTAAVQYIADWFAEHGRDRDDAGQ is encoded by the coding sequence ATGTCTGAACGGAAGATCCGGGTGCTGGTGGCCAAGCCCGGCCTGGACGGCCACGACCGCGGCGCCAAGGTGATCGCCGCCGCGCTGCGCGACGCCGGCATGGAGGTCATCTACACCGGCCTTCACCAGACGCCGGAGATGATCGTGAACGCCGCCATCCAGGAAGACGTGGACGTGGTGGCGCTCTCCATTCTGTCGGGCGCGCACATGACGCTGTTCCCGGCCGTCAAGCAGGCGCTGGACGCCGAGGGCGCCGACCACATCCTGATCACCGGCGGCGGCATCATCCCCGAAGAAGACATGGCCGCGCTGCGCGAGCAGGGGATGGGGCAGCTGTTCGGCCCCGGGACGCCCACGACGGCGGCGGTGCAGTACATCGCCGACTGGTTCGCGGAGCACGGCCGCGATCGCGACGACGCGGGCCAGTGA